The Mauremys reevesii isolate NIE-2019 linkage group 3, ASM1616193v1, whole genome shotgun sequence genomic sequence TAATTCTCTTCCTTTTCAGTCAGGGGTTATTGATATCCTGAACACACACAGGGAACCATCTTTCTTATAGAAGATTTACACTATTATTTCCCTTTTCCAGGATTTCTGTCATTTCcaccagcattttaaaatattttactgctTGACGATTGTTACTGAGCTCATAAAAGATAAGATGGAAGGAACAGGACTAATAGAGCACTATCTACTGCTCATTAGAGACGGCGACATAGTAAATAGGCACAACAGCAGACTACTGATGGATTGATACATGTGAGGCAGATAAACCTATACATAAAAACTCAGCCCCAGAACTGTGCTCAGAGGAGGAAAAGGCTTTTATTCATCCTAAGTTGAAAAGTCTAACCTTTCCCACCAGATGTGTATCAAAAATGCTTTTCAAAGTTGAGCTGCTGAGTGCCAAAATATAAAGGGGGAATTATAAGCAACTGTCAGTAGAAGAGGAACTGTCCTTCCCTGTGCATGGCTGAGAGAATGTGTGATTGGTGTTTTCCTAGGATTTCAGTTCTAATTTGTTTCTAGTGTAACTCACACCCCTCCTGGGTGCGGTGTTCTgtccatctagtggcactgagaccacttagagagagacaGATTCATTAATGAGTTTGCTTTATAGCAGGAGtagccaacctgtggctccagagccacatgtggctcttcagaagttaatatgcggctccttgtacaggcaccgactccggggctggagctacaggtgccaactttccagtgtgctggggggtgctcactgctcaagccctggctctgccacaggccctgccaccactccactccttcctgccccctcccctgagcctgccgtgcccttgctcctccccctccccccccagagcctcctgcatgccacaaaacagctgatcggggggggaggcactgatcagcagggctgccagagggtgggaggcactgggagtggggtgggggaaagttgatgggggggctgctgacgtattatcatggctctttggcaatgtacattggtaaattctggctccttctcaggctcaggttggtcacccctgctctacagctggcttttagctcacgcagtagaggctcatgcactaagctccagaggccctaGGTTCAACCCCACCTGCcgacgactggggtctgtcgggGTTACACTAGCTTTGCATTTTTTAATTAACTTTGGGTCAGGTCTTTTGTACAATGGTTCACATGCCTGTGGACTGACGCATGACCTCAAATGCCTGTGGAACAGCTGACAATGACTGGATATCATTTTGGATTTGTGGACTTTCTGAGCCCAACATTAGTGAAATAGGAAGGTTCTTTGTTTACATAAAGGTGATCTAGTCAGACCCCATTAGATGATGCCAATGGCCTCAGAAGGAGAGTGCCCTATTCTGGTTTGCCAGTGGAGTCCTGAGGAAGAGTTCCAAGAGGGAGGAACCAGACATAGAACCACCATCTTCAAAAactaaaggaaagaaagaagccTTTGTTTGCTTGCCTGAAATGGCTGCTGTCGTGGCTGTTGCTGCCACTGTTGGCTGCTGGCCATGCAAtaccagctagggtgaccagatgtcccgattttatagggacagtcctgatttttgggtctttttcttatataggctcctattaccctccacccccgtcctgatcaagaggcttgtgcttcctcctccctcctggagGGCCACTGAGCAGTAGGAGTCATCTCAGATTTGACATCTACAAGCAAGTAACCGCTAGTCAGCCAGCAAGTCCATTGACATTAAAACATTTGAGTCAATGAGACCACTGGCTAATGTTTTCAACTGTATACCTGCTTATTGAAGCTGAAGGAAACCACCAGAGTCACCTCAATCAATcgttttggttttcttttattttctattaGTAGAGGGATTCCTCTATATCAGCATCTTGaacttggtttgtttgttttttaaattccagCAGATGGCtcgtgggtgtgtggggggtatGTGAGCATATATAGAGTATAGCACCTATAGAGTAGTTCCTCAAATACTTGAACAGCTCTAGGTTAAACAACCTGCTGTCTAAAAGATCACATCAATATATTCTATGGATTAGGAGATGCAGGTTTAATCCTGAGAAATCATGTTGTTTTCACCTACATTTTAATATTAAAGGTAACAAGCTGTGTCATCTTGAATTGTGTTGGAATGTTTCACTTtaacctgcccctctccctccccccccatccccccagcctaTACTCTTCAAACAAAATCAGCTATATTCAcagccctcacctccctccctggtAGTGCAGCATTTACTTGGCATGTCTAATGTTTATTTTCTCCTACCACCATTTAGAGCAGGCTCATGGGATAAACAAAAGAGATGTTAAAAACCCAACTGCTTAGGGGTTTTGATCTTTTAGTGAACTGCAGACAGCTCTCCCTACTGAAGTGAACATGGCTGCTACAGGGTAAGAAAATAAAATGGGGAACAgaccagaaaaaaacaaaccacatttTTGGGGTAACTTGATAAGGAAATAGCAGGACACCTTCTAACTACGTACTGAGGCTAAAGTGTCTTAACTATTCAGCTGTCACTAAAATACCTTAGAGAGGGGAGCCTCATTAACGCTGGACCTTTATGACCCTGTTGTGCTGACTGACAGTATTTGGCTGCCAGCGTGCATTCATGTTGTCTGAACACAGCATTTGTAGTAAAGCCTCAGTTCTTTTACATGGTGAGGGAGGTTGAAAGTGCAAGGACATTCCTTTTCTCAATTTAGTTGCAGCAAACACTCCTTCTGCCAGGCCATTTATCTCACTCGCAACGATTTTTTCTGGGACAAAAGCTGGCAGACACCATCAAAAAGGAAAGTGAGAAAGgaaactgtagcagggtggaccctgctccggggttttaaggggttaaaagtggcctgacagacaggggcggctctaggcaccagcgggccaagcgcccgcttggggcggcatcctggggagggcgtcatttggccccggtggagctcccgccggcatgcctgcggcaggtccaccggagcccgggactagcggacctgccgcagtcatgcctgcggcgggtcccgtcgtcccgcggctccggttgagctcccgcaggcatgactgcggcaggtccgctcgtcccgggctccggtggacctgccgcaggcatgccggcgggagctccaccggagccaaatgccgccctccccaggatgccggagccgcgggaagaggggacccgccgcgggactggggaagggcggcgcagcgctccgcgttgcttggggcagccgactttgtagagccgcccctgctgacagagctgggctgagtgggaaagtggctgcagctggaggccacgccccaaactgaagccctggggcttataagaagcagggaagccagagcccagacagagtctctctctggctccagagagagagatgggcctggctgcctagAGGCTGAGGCTAgagtacctgggtgaagcagggctgggaacaggctgaggagctggggaagctccagcctggaaagccccaggctgcggcctagctttGGGCtaacgggtactgggggttgcagagggcagcccaggggtaggacaaggcagcaggtccaaaccccctattgcctgtgatgagtaggctgatactgcagtctgccccagggtgtggggctagaccatgactgtcagtagccactactgaggcaaggtggggatagtagcgtggggttcccctgggagggggagacccaaccatagatagggggcaccgggtccagggagggacgccggggccagagaacaggtgggtcaccagcctgctgagggcgctccagggctggaccgagggacattccgtgaccaaccagcaggaggcgcggcaggggtgagtaccgcccgcCTACAGAAAcaaaagataaaaacaaaacagcaaaaaaatgaGGTGAGCTCCACCTGCCAGACATTCTCCAGGTATCTATCTAGGGGCAGGGGAACAGACCAGCAAGTCCAGTTAACTCCTCAGGTCTGCAACATCCATTCTTTCTCCAGAAACATTGGCAGGCAGTTAGAAAGGATTCATTTATATAGAATGCTTTAAACAAATCTCTTGGAAAAATCAATTTAACATGGTGAATAGATTTCCAATGACGTAATCAGCTTTGAATAATGCTAATACTTACTTTATTGCATTCTACACAGAATTCTACCAAACAACACACTGCAgctaaaataagtttaaaaaacaGGGACAGACCCTACAGTCCTTACTCATCCAAGTACTCCCGTTGAACTCAATGGCACTAATCACATGGAATTGATAGTTTCCAAACCAACTGTGCATATATTACCTTTAATATACATTTAAGCTTATAGGCCTGTAGCGTACTATGCAGTTAATCAACATTAATGCCCTTGTCTTACTCACTTGAGCAAGTAAGGCCCCAAGCCTAGCTAGATCTTGGGTCTGGGTTTGTTgtggagctcagcccctgctctCAGATACTTCCTGCTTCAAGAAAGTGGACAGCAAGGGGATGGAGTCTTAGCTCTACCCCTTACCCTCCCTCATGGTGGAATAGCTGGCTTGGTGCAAGAGGGAGAAGTAAACTACACCCTTTCAAGGGCTGATGTAACTTATTCCTTACCTGGAGCAAAAGTGAAGCAGGGAGGAATTGTGCTTTGGTGGGACGACTCTTGAGGGGATGTGTCTAAATGCACAATCTAGCCCAAAgtacattttaataaaattagAAATATTAGAGTCCATGCTCATTTTCATCAGTGAGCATGGACTGATAGCTCCTTGAGCTATAGAAATCTGAGATGGAAAAAGCCTAGCAGGTCTTGTCCATCCCACTGCCTCTGTAGAACTGTTCTTTATAGTACATGCTCAAGTGCTTTCTCCAATCTAGTTTTAAAATCACGCACGCGATGAGAAGCTGTAGAAACCCGCTGGGACACTTCCACAGTTAAGGTTCTGGAAATGTTTTCTGAGATGCACTCTAAACATTTCTTTCCTCATGTTCAGCCCATTATTCCTAGCTATTTCAGCACTCTAATCAATTCCACTCTTTCTGTTCTAGTATAATAATGGAGATACAATAATCCACAGTGCATAGTTACCCTATTTCATTCCTTATAAATCCCTGATCACTTATGTCTCTTTTCCATGAATTTTCCCCAGTTTGGTTAAGTTTTTCTGGTATCTAGGTGTCCTAAAATACAGGAGTATTCCTGGTGGAATCTCCCCACTGTCACACACCAAAGGCATGTCACATCCCTGGTCCGTGATACAAAACCTTTGGATTTGCATCCCAAAATTGAATTGGCTTTTTCGTTGCCAGTGTCATACTACAAACTCATGTCTCACTAGCAGCCCACAATCACCCTTCGGTCTCTTTTCCATCACTGCTTTCCAAGTACCTTGCTCCCACTAAATGCCTTTGTTCCAATTTACACCTATTATATTAATTTGCGCTCACCACTCTAGTTCTCTTTTCATTATTTCTCTGCCTTCAATAGTCTTTGCATAACACTTCCCAATTTAGCGGAAACAGTGAACTGAATTTTTGGGCAGTGCCACTTGCGTCTCTCTTAACTTGCTTACATCAACATTTCAACCTACACATCGATAGATAACACTTCTTCATTCAAGCTTCAATTCTGCAAACCATGTAAGCATAATTTAATTTAAAGCAAGTACTCTTATCTCTgatcagcaaaacacttaagcctCTTGCTTAATttatgagtaatcccactgactaCACTGGgatttaagcaggtgcttaaaattaagcatgtgcttaagtgttttatCGAACTGAAGCCATGCTGATGATATGACAGAACCAAACTTGGTAGAAATGTAATCTTACACTAACAGCTACAAATTACAACTGAGATATTCATCCTGATTTAAAGTATTCCTTTTAGAGtagataaaaaaaaatttttaaagctCATATTGAAGAGAGACTTTTCTGTAACCATTCTCAGGCCTTGCAATGCACATCATACTTCAGATGTGCTTCCAGCTTGGTTCCCTCTAAACACTCTTTAAATTTAGCATCCATTTCCTGGCTTTGAGCTTCAGtaaaaaggttcttccaatctccAACAGCACCTGGAATAAACAAAAGTAAGAAAAGGATACTGTTGACTATGATGAATGTAGGGACTGATTTAAAAGAAGAATCTCAGATTCCTTTATTATGATATTTGGGGACAATGCATGTTTATGTGCCAGAAATAAACATCTGTTCAGAAGAGGAAAAGTGCATACAGGGCCTGAACCACCATTGCCTGCCCcttgtatagtcatttacaccacTACAAGGTGAGTATAAAGAGTGGATATAATGCTTTTGTTCCGTTTTGGTTgtttttgcacaggtgtaaaagaCTATAGAAGGTGCAGTGCAAAGGCCCAAAGAGTTCATAAGTATGACTCGCAATTGCAAGAACAGATTGTCCCCActtgcaaaatttggatccagattttgAATACTCCTAAATCTGAGGATGTATGGATCTGGGACTTTAGTCTGGTCCATTCCAAAGATTGTTGTCAACCTATAGATTGCTTAAATCCAAGATTTTGATTCAGGACCATAATTAATCCCAGTAATTGCCTAAGAAACTCAAAAAGAAAATTCTATAGAGATATAATGGCCTAAATCAAGTTTTAGAACCCGTTCCAGCTCCCACACAAGTCAGTGGAAATCTCTCCATCACTGTAATGGGAGCTGGGGAAGGCTGAACAGAGTACCAGCTGTGCTATGTTTTAAGGAAACAGGGTAATCAAAGTGGTCTATTTATTGATTTTGACCCATGTGGAAAAATCAAGTGACTCTCTAAAAGTACCATCTGTGTTTCTCAAACCATTTCTAACCTAGATAACTAGAAAGGAAGAAAGGTTGATTGCCTCCTGTTCCAGATTCCtgtcaaaattaaatgaaatataaCCATTGACAATCCTTGGATTTTTTTAAGACACAAATTTACCTTTACGGAAGAGAATCGGACCAACTGAGCCATAGATCTCCTGGGATTTTTCTCTCATTGCTTGGAAGCTTCCCCTGTCTGCAATAAACTGAATTTGCTCTGCCGTTGGAGAGAATCCAAAGAATTCAGCTATTTGCTTCACTCCAGAAGCCAGGTTCTGAAAGCAATGTAGTGAAAGGGGTAACATAATATGCTTGCTCTGAAAAATGGAGTTCCCTGTTTGACAGGTGTGTGATCTTGATGCATTAATAGTACTTTCACACACAGTGCATTTTACATCACCTTGATGCAAAGTGCTACAAATTTGTATCCATGCTCAACTTATTGCTATAAGATGTTTTGGGCTCCATTATATCTCATTGAAGTCActaggagctttgccattgacttgagtaGGAGCAGGATCAGATAAGTCTTGCCTGCAAGTAGCAACAGCTTTACCTCTTTCAGGTCTTCATATGTTataatcataacattttcatccTCAATGTGTTTGTTCCAGGTGACTGCGTGGTCAAAATAGGAACCCCAGCTGACTGAAAAGGAGATAGAAAACAAGCTTCAGCCTGTATGTTCAATAATTATGCTTTTatttctctctcactttctgctgCCTTCAGGTTATACCAATGCAGAAAACCATAACACAACATCTGTTCGGTTGTGCAGTGTTGTACAATGGAGAAGGCGAGATTTCTCTCCGACTCCTGGAGGCAAGAggtttatgtcctgaagcatgaactCCTCTATCTATACCATTGTTTTAGCTTCCATAAGTACATATGCTGTTATTAGGGATCATTCTGAGCAGCCAACTCCAGATCTCTAGCTAGATCTAGGAAATGCTTAGAACTGGGATTTTGGTTTGGTCCCAGATGCAGAAACTGAACTGTCTTCACTAGCACTTTTGATTCTGATCACATCTTGCTTGAAGCTGGCCCTAGTTGGCAGAGGGTCTTGCCCAAGACATTAAACTACTATGCAAGTTCATGACTCCAGGGACGACATCATGCCCAGAAGCAGCGCTATCTTAGAACTTTCCTCACATTCTGGAGTTCAATTGCATCTTATCATGAACAATAACGGTCAATTAATTTTAGCATTACACAGCTGTTTTCATATTGGCcccatttaatttatttaaaacattgctGCTTAATCTTTCAGATACATTTGAAAATAGTAATTGTACCTTTTCCACTCATGAACTCCGAGAAGAACTCGTCCCAGGAGTTATAACTGGGGACTTCTGTGGCATTGTTATAGAAATGGAAAAATGATGCAGCTGTATCTTTAGGATTTCGAAACAACACTAGTATCTGGAGTGGGAGGAAGAGGTTAGCAAGTTTTAGATCTTTTATTTCCCAGGATAACTACAGCGATAGTACAACCAAACATTCTGTAACCAGTAATGTGCTGtagctattaaatattttcatttatatgTATGACATGAAAAGCAAGCTCAAAATGATGGCCACAATAAAGTCTCTGGCCACTTTTAAAACTTGAACTTGTGGTCAAAGAATCATAAAAATGAAAGAATGAAAAAGCCTATATTACTATCATTAATATCCTTCCCTGTCCATGGGGCATTGCTCCCTACTGTTACCTTAGACCTGGACTGAATTTCCACTGCAGGTTACAGCCCGTTATTGTGCAAAGCACTATTGCTTTCTCCCTCTGGAAACTGTAGCTGTGCTATCCCCTTTTATTCCCATTTTCTATGTTATGGCAACAATTATGTCAACTTTTTTGGATAGTTCCTGTAAGCATTTTTGATCACATGGGATGTGTACAGATTAGAAAAACTTAACAAAAGATCAACAGCAAAACAGTTACAATCATCATCTCCCTTTGATCACCTCCCCCCTTCTACTTCTTGATTCTCTGTCCTCTCCTTAATTGAAAACGTCTATTACTGCCCAGAGATACAATGTTGTTGGTTTGTAATAAGTTAAGGCTTCAACTGTTTGTCCTTTTGCATTGGGAATTCAAAGGTGTTGCTAAACCAGCATACCCATTTCTACACTATCCCCTCCCATCCTTCTAgcacaggggtccccaatgcggtgcccgcgggcgccatggggCCCGCatgggcatctaaatgcgcctgcgTCCTGGCCGGCAGTCGATCATCCACCGAAAATTCACCGAAATTCgatggcatttcggcagatgctcgaccgccgccacagtccttcgtctggcacccgccagacgaaaaaggttggggaccactgttctagcaCAAAGGACAGAGGGTAGCTGTAAAGCACTGCACTCCAGTGATTCATGGCTACTCGAACAGCCTCTAGAGGGCTGTTCCTGCTGATGTCAATTAGAACAA encodes the following:
- the LOC120402402 gene encoding sulfotransferase 6B1-like isoform X2, whose translation is MIMKVKLQKISLCEMLPTSWVPTIEEKTLTDVENLYAVWGEGKRANWLIQLLNDLIFTTSQTKHINTELPFIECGDPEKYQRMKQFPSPRILATHLHYDNLPKSIFKNKAKILVLFRNPKDTAASFFHFYNNATEVPSYNSWDEFFSEFMSGKVSWGSYFDHAVTWNKHIEDENVMIITYEDLKENLASGVKQIAEFFGFSPTAEQIQFIADRGSFQAMREKSQEIYGSVGPILFRKGAVGDWKNLFTEAQSQEMDAKFKECLEGTKLEAHLKYDVHCKA
- the LOC120402402 gene encoding sulfotransferase 6B1-like isoform X1 — encoded protein: MAKQQNKLADEIEKVLEKSKGVSLKDLLFFYQGTPYPVTVCSAETFHALENLEARRDDMVLVSYPKCGANWLIQLLNDLIFTTSQTKHINTELPFIECGDPEKYQRMKQFPSPRILATHLHYDNLPKSIFKNKAKILVLFRNPKDTAASFFHFYNNATEVPSYNSWDEFFSEFMSGKVSWGSYFDHAVTWNKHIEDENVMIITYEDLKENLASGVKQIAEFFGFSPTAEQIQFIADRGSFQAMREKSQEIYGSVGPILFRKGAVGDWKNLFTEAQSQEMDAKFKECLEGTKLEAHLKYDVHCKA